Proteins encoded within one genomic window of Empedobacter falsenii:
- a CDS encoding T9SS type B sorting domain-containing protein, producing the protein MKKIFYFLLLMISWVVWGQYPTIHPLTGGFTFTGEKLETHLTEFTSTTSQCGFNSGKIYKFYSFEANFDMVFAFDLTAKKPDFRFLVWKIQKGKLPETIFYNGGTINADRSVQGASLLKGMKEGDPDLCETFSGANGYAKAFEGSELLKRGEIVVIAVYGGSDTEPFDIKVNVAEERTITNFNNLCFGLSYSASQIYNAIQSDSGFNDIKLFTDNTFSTEIPIGTSISSDTTLYAQVRDSSGNLKFIYTIPITFIPEHQFNFKTNIETEYACTISYTIPSEADLLKKLFIVVNTDYSISSIVIDGTNYTPGQNVNLAVGLNTSMKIKVHYGGGCPIDSNEVSIPLVQGKPILTDDISDATCDSSYKINFDRIYSKLGKDKNAFDVIVTLGGLPISDGQSTVITTTLTYKIKIKSRTGGGCESDEVDFVVTKTSPAKIVDASINRICLADFNQTDLDKAILIINLGKIYNLRFYKQDGTEILESELFNYIKTNKIGKIIVKALAVDNGNTICDTDVELTFKLDESTFQTVSNIPTLNSSCSEVGLGHTFTISEIEAYLKSKFGRTDITFNGISDEFLTDNQSKTITFQVKINGEGCWSEEMILKLQVITKPNVNNALHELKADCDDKITIDAQVLINLFGSNSIVDYHYEILHNNSTPLTFDASGKASVKVLFKNKLDNSCFIEKEIIINKKQDLIIDIAILETYIKDHPIIYCEEDDVNAKKQIEDILDYIKSKYPILVAKSTVDEIYTMFNSNNGFVEIVFEDPNYCGTEKIKFYYQKNALPDFAIPASAEICSATKYELDFEQLAKEKGLDVTQYDFSVVGEDAIKVSTYQYELGVGDYTITISNKDSGCPKVFTLKLTNSETPIINKITINEKSVIVSAKGNGKLEYALFDSVGNVIVDWQTKNELIIPDNIKNNNFTVRVRLNNCGVSERKNVIYLALPNVVTPNNDGFNDIWQPMTKDGKVTDTSNSYKLIIFDRYGKQILSQEGTDIIKWDGTLNGKPVADGTYWYLLEFSKQSDDLQVLYSGSILVKRKIN; encoded by the coding sequence ATGAAAAAGATTTTTTACTTTTTACTGTTGATGATTAGTTGGGTTGTTTGGGGGCAATATCCGACAATTCATCCATTGACTGGAGGTTTTACTTTTACAGGAGAAAAACTAGAAACTCATTTAACTGAATTTACATCAACTACTTCACAGTGTGGGTTTAATTCTGGGAAAATTTATAAATTCTATTCTTTTGAAGCTAATTTTGATATGGTTTTTGCATTTGATTTAACAGCGAAAAAACCAGATTTTAGATTTTTAGTTTGGAAAATACAAAAAGGTAAATTACCTGAAACAATTTTTTATAATGGAGGAACAATAAATGCAGATAGGTCAGTTCAAGGAGCGTCGTTATTAAAAGGAATGAAAGAAGGTGACCCTGATTTGTGTGAAACGTTTTCGGGAGCTAATGGTTATGCTAAAGCATTTGAAGGATCAGAACTTTTGAAAAGAGGTGAGATTGTTGTAATAGCTGTTTATGGAGGAAGTGATACAGAACCTTTTGATATAAAAGTAAATGTAGCTGAAGAGAGAACGATTACAAACTTTAATAATTTATGTTTTGGTCTATCTTATTCAGCAAGTCAAATTTATAATGCTATACAAAGTGATTCTGGTTTTAATGATATAAAATTATTTACAGATAATACATTTAGTACAGAGATCCCGATAGGGACTAGTATAAGTTCAGATACTACACTATATGCGCAAGTAAGAGATTCTTCTGGAAATCTAAAGTTTATTTATACAATTCCGATTACTTTTATTCCGGAACATCAATTTAATTTTAAAACTAATATTGAAACTGAATATGCGTGTACAATAAGCTACACTATTCCAAGTGAAGCAGATTTATTGAAGAAGCTTTTTATTGTAGTAAATACAGATTATTCAATCTCTTCAATAGTTATCGATGGAACAAATTATACACCAGGTCAAAATGTAAATTTAGCAGTTGGTCTAAACACTTCGATGAAAATAAAAGTTCATTACGGAGGCGGTTGTCCAATCGATTCTAATGAAGTTTCAATTCCTTTAGTTCAGGGAAAACCAATTTTGACTGATGATATTTCTGATGCAACTTGTGATTCTTCTTATAAAATAAATTTTGATCGAATTTATTCTAAGTTAGGAAAAGATAAAAATGCTTTTGACGTAATTGTAACCTTAGGCGGTTTACCTATTTCTGATGGACAATCAACTGTAATTACGACAACTTTAACGTATAAAATTAAAATAAAATCAAGAACAGGAGGAGGTTGCGAAAGTGATGAGGTTGATTTTGTAGTTACTAAAACTTCTCCTGCAAAGATTGTAGATGCTTCAATTAATAGAATTTGTTTAGCAGATTTTAATCAAACAGATTTGGATAAAGCCATTCTTATAATCAATCTAGGGAAAATATATAATCTGAGATTTTATAAACAAGATGGAACAGAAATTTTAGAATCAGAATTATTTAATTACATCAAAACAAATAAAATAGGAAAAATCATTGTAAAAGCATTGGCTGTTGATAATGGAAATACAATTTGTGATACAGATGTTGAGTTAACATTTAAATTAGATGAATCGACATTTCAAACTGTAAGTAATATTCCGACTTTAAATTCTTCTTGTTCAGAAGTTGGCTTAGGACATACTTTTACAATTTCTGAAATCGAAGCTTATTTAAAATCGAAATTTGGCAGAACAGATATTACATTTAATGGAATTTCAGATGAATTTCTTACAGATAATCAATCAAAGACAATCACTTTTCAAGTGAAAATAAATGGAGAAGGTTGTTGGTCAGAGGAAATGATATTGAAATTACAAGTCATTACAAAACCTAATGTAAACAACGCCTTGCATGAATTAAAAGCTGATTGTGATGATAAAATTACAATCGATGCACAAGTTTTGATCAATTTATTTGGGTCAAATTCTATTGTTGATTATCATTATGAAATTTTGCATAATAATTCAACACCATTAACTTTCGATGCAAGTGGAAAAGCCAGTGTAAAAGTTCTTTTCAAAAATAAATTAGACAATTCGTGTTTTATAGAAAAAGAAATTATTATCAATAAAAAACAAGATTTAATTATTGATATAGCTATTTTAGAAACGTATATAAAAGATCATCCTATTATTTATTGTGAAGAAGATGATGTAAATGCAAAAAAACAAATAGAAGATATTTTAGATTACATCAAATCAAAATATCCAATTTTAGTTGCGAAATCTACGGTTGACGAAATTTATACGATGTTCAATTCTAATAATGGGTTTGTTGAGATTGTTTTTGAAGATCCAAATTATTGTGGAACAGAAAAAATAAAATTCTATTATCAAAAAAATGCTTTACCAGACTTTGCTATTCCAGCTTCTGCTGAAATCTGTTCTGCTACAAAATATGAGTTAGATTTTGAACAATTAGCAAAAGAGAAAGGATTGGACGTTACTCAATATGATTTTTCGGTTGTTGGAGAAGATGCTATCAAAGTTTCAACTTATCAATATGAATTAGGAGTTGGAGATTATACGATCACAATTAGTAATAAAGATTCGGGTTGTCCGAAAGTGTTCACTTTAAAATTGACAAACTCAGAAACGCCAATTATCAATAAAATTACTATCAATGAAAAGAGCGTTATTGTTTCTGCAAAAGGAAATGGAAAGTTAGAATATGCGTTGTTTGATTCTGTAGGAAATGTAATCGTAGATTGGCAAACAAAGAATGAATTAATTATTCCAGATAATATCAAAAATAATAATTTTACAGTAAGAGTAAGATTGAATAATTGCGGAGTTTCGGAGCGTAAAAATGTTATTTACCTTGCTTTGCCAAATGTTGTAACGCCAAATAATGATGGTTTTAATGATATTTGGCAACCAATGACAAAAGATGGTAAAGTTACTGATACATCAAATTCGTACAAATTGATTATTTTTGACCGTTACGGAAAACAGATATTGTCACAAGAAGGAACAGATATTATAAAATGGGACGGAACGCTGAATGGCAAACCTGTTGCAGATGGAACGTATTGGTATTTGTTAGAGTTCTCGAAGCAATCAGACGATTTGCAAGTTTTATATTCTGGTAGTATATTAGTTAAAAGAAAAATCAATTAA
- a CDS encoding serine hydrolase domain-containing protein — MKKTLLFNIVLIPFIGVAQLQTIFQSKIDSIYEKNKDAVGIIVHVEAPKQNISWSYAKGVSDIKTNKVLNHQQPVLIASNTKPYVAVAILRLVEKGQVTIDQPIKNLLSKKTLKLLEKDGYDLNTITVKHLLSHTSGIQDYVDDAYFELVNQRPQYKWTKEQQIKRAMEIGAPQKVGEKFSYGDINYLLLAEIIEQKTHQPFYKAIRDLLKYKELGLTQTWFIDLEKYPQETLPLAHQYADKYNWDSYDLNPSWDLYGGGGIASTAKESALFFQYLFEGKIIQNKQILDSMSTYVLPSDQSKYCLGIYHFDLGFNAYYHGGWWGTDVIYSPETNATITVFTLQKGFQHIINPLIGKEFQKLLLKKS; from the coding sequence ATGAAGAAAACACTTCTATTCAATATTGTACTCATTCCTTTTATCGGAGTTGCGCAATTGCAAACCATTTTTCAATCTAAAATAGATTCGATTTATGAGAAAAATAAAGACGCTGTAGGAATTATTGTTCATGTTGAAGCGCCAAAACAAAATATTTCGTGGAGTTATGCAAAAGGAGTTTCGGATATTAAAACGAATAAAGTTTTAAATCATCAACAACCGGTTTTAATCGCAAGTAATACCAAACCTTATGTGGCTGTTGCAATTTTGAGATTAGTAGAAAAAGGTCAAGTCACAATCGATCAACCAATCAAGAATTTGTTGTCTAAGAAGACTCTTAAATTGCTCGAAAAAGATGGTTATGATTTGAATACGATTACAGTCAAACATTTGTTGTCACACACTTCTGGAATACAGGATTATGTCGATGATGCGTATTTTGAATTAGTCAATCAGCGTCCGCAATATAAATGGACAAAGGAACAACAGATAAAGCGAGCCATGGAAATTGGCGCTCCACAAAAAGTTGGAGAAAAGTTTAGTTATGGAGATATCAATTATTTGCTTTTAGCAGAAATTATTGAGCAAAAAACACATCAACCTTTTTATAAAGCAATTCGAGATTTGTTAAAGTATAAAGAATTAGGTTTGACACAAACGTGGTTTATCGATTTGGAGAAATATCCACAAGAAACGCTTCCGCTTGCTCATCAATACGCAGATAAATATAATTGGGATTCGTATGATTTGAATCCATCTTGGGATTTGTACGGAGGTGGTGGGATAGCTTCTACAGCCAAAGAATCGGCTTTATTTTTTCAGTATTTGTTTGAAGGAAAAATTATTCAGAATAAACAAATTTTAGATTCGATGTCGACGTATGTTTTGCCTTCGGATCAATCTAAATATTGTTTAGGAATTTATCACTTTGATCTAGGTTTTAACGCCTATTATCATGGTGGTTGGTGGGGAACAGATGTGATTTATTCACCAGAAACTAATGCAACAATTACAGTTTTTACTTTACAAAAAGGCTTTCAACATATTATTAATCCTCTTATTGGAAAAGAATTTCAGAAGTTGTTGTTGAAGAAGAGTTAA
- a CDS encoding DUF4197 domain-containing protein has product MKKIILSLTLISAFAVNAKAQDLQSIFGTLKKEIEKVNTQPTTQNNSTVKVVNSSTESKTISAESLTKLNGLSNATVASGLKEALSLGLTDGIKSLGQKNGFYNNSVAKILMPEELQNVEKTLRSLGMGSLADKGIKLLNSAAEDAVSEAAPIFVNAVTSMTITDAKDILVGGNNSATNYLKLKTTSDLTKAFQPKVEASLGKVGADKVWNNLITKYNTLTGNQIDPNLNAYVTQQTINGVFNMVAEKEEGIRGNKALRTTSLLQQVFGAQDSKK; this is encoded by the coding sequence ATGAAAAAGATCATATTAAGTTTAACATTGATTTCAGCATTTGCAGTAAATGCAAAAGCACAAGATTTACAATCAATTTTTGGAACGTTAAAAAAAGAAATCGAAAAAGTAAATACTCAACCGACAACGCAAAATAATTCAACTGTAAAAGTTGTAAATAGTTCAACTGAATCTAAAACAATTTCTGCTGAATCCTTAACAAAGTTAAATGGTTTATCTAACGCAACTGTTGCCTCTGGATTGAAAGAAGCTTTGTCATTAGGATTAACGGACGGAATAAAATCATTGGGTCAAAAGAATGGTTTTTACAATAATTCAGTTGCGAAAATCTTGATGCCAGAAGAGTTACAAAATGTAGAAAAAACTTTGCGTTCTTTGGGAATGGGAAGTTTGGCGGATAAAGGAATCAAATTATTGAATTCTGCTGCTGAAGATGCTGTTTCTGAAGCTGCTCCTATTTTCGTAAATGCTGTAACATCAATGACAATTACAGATGCGAAAGATATTCTAGTAGGAGGAAATAATTCAGCTACAAATTATTTAAAACTAAAAACAACATCTGATTTAACAAAGGCTTTTCAACCAAAAGTGGAAGCTTCTTTGGGAAAAGTTGGTGCGGATAAAGTTTGGAATAATTTGATTACAAAATACAATACGTTAACTGGAAACCAAATTGATCCAAATCTGAATGCATATGTAACACAACAAACAATAAATGGTGTGTTTAACATGGTTGCAGAAAAAGAAGAAGGAATTCGTGGAAATAAAGCGTTGCGTACAACATCATTGTTACAGCAGGTTTTTGGAGCACAAGACAGTAAAAAGTAA
- a CDS encoding energy transducer TonB, whose protein sequence is MSNKAFLDILFENRNKEYGAYQLRQVASQDLMKSLFVGIGIVALITGGTIYANNRTMNNEITKKGDGVIVILDDVTPPPDKKVEEVVPPKEDPPMEEKTIQLKTDQAKHIIPTPTESPKIEETIKSVDELKGKDLGTFDRDGDKSNGQVGGGKESDEGNKVGKQNTDIPEGPKTPAPVKPDVAITAKNAAVMAIYPGCESESKKGNAALTKCMSDKISKELGGELSDFAETASRNNIGSAVAKMQFIVNKNGEISQVKPLSGSNQDLGKEAKSALERINKQILRKGKKITPAKLEDGSDANLIFSIPVRFQTNE, encoded by the coding sequence ATGAGTAACAAAGCTTTTTTAGACATTCTTTTCGAAAATCGAAACAAAGAATACGGTGCTTATCAACTAAGACAAGTTGCAAGCCAAGATTTGATGAAATCTCTTTTTGTAGGGATTGGTATTGTTGCATTAATTACTGGCGGAACTATTTATGCAAATAATAGAACAATGAATAATGAAATAACAAAAAAAGGTGATGGTGTAATTGTTATTTTAGATGATGTAACTCCTCCTCCCGATAAAAAAGTTGAAGAAGTTGTTCCTCCAAAAGAAGATCCACCGATGGAAGAAAAAACAATTCAATTGAAAACAGATCAGGCGAAACATATTATTCCAACTCCAACAGAAAGTCCGAAAATTGAAGAAACTATAAAATCTGTTGACGAACTGAAAGGAAAAGATTTAGGCACTTTTGATAGAGATGGTGATAAATCGAATGGACAAGTTGGTGGAGGAAAAGAAAGTGACGAAGGAAATAAAGTAGGTAAACAAAATACAGACATTCCAGAAGGACCAAAAACACCAGCCCCTGTAAAACCTGATGTTGCAATTACAGCGAAAAATGCTGCGGTAATGGCAATTTATCCTGGTTGTGAAAGCGAAAGTAAAAAAGGAAATGCTGCATTGACAAAATGTATGAGTGATAAAATCTCGAAAGAGTTAGGTGGAGAATTAAGTGATTTTGCCGAAACTGCTTCTCGAAATAATATTGGTTCAGCCGTTGCTAAAATGCAATTTATTGTAAACAAAAATGGAGAAATTTCACAAGTAAAACCGTTAAGCGGAAGTAATCAAGATTTAGGGAAAGAAGCTAAATCTGCGTTGGAGCGTATCAATAAACAAATTCTAAGAAAAGGTAAAAAAATAACGCCTGCAAAATTAGAAGATGGTTCTGATGCAAATTTAATTTTCTCAATTCCGGTTAGATTTCAAACAAACGAATAA
- a CDS encoding PorP/SprF family type IX secretion system membrane protein: MKKITLFILTLFSLSKVEAQQGLPFYNHYLVSDKMLINPSYAGQDPNVISITGTHRNQWDDLPESPSTQTVSAHGIIVDRLAVGMQFFNDRNGAVKMTGFGINAAYHIPIDDRSYDGNEVNVFSFGVGASNVSQRFDYSKIIAEDPNDPALQEDKYSTYFANLGLSFKYAGFSAGVSVLDIPLSQNVYYINNVEPLPTWYYFNVGYKWNVSEGIALEPSLVYNLNSNSERHLDINLMSHIGFGDNNQGVDIGVGYKQGMDSKNSNPLFVSPILKFKVGSLKAGISYDIGLSDYQVDGRKNGMLFSLGFDLQNPWGARFD, translated from the coding sequence ATGAAAAAAATTACACTATTCATATTAACACTATTTTCACTTTCGAAAGTAGAAGCACAACAAGGGTTACCTTTTTACAATCACTATTTGGTAAGCGATAAAATGTTGATTAATCCTTCGTACGCAGGGCAGGATCCGAATGTGATTTCTATAACAGGAACGCATCGCAATCAGTGGGACGATTTGCCCGAAAGTCCAAGTACACAAACGGTAAGTGCGCACGGAATTATTGTAGATCGTTTGGCAGTGGGAATGCAATTTTTCAACGATAGAAATGGTGCTGTTAAGATGACTGGTTTCGGAATTAATGCGGCTTATCACATTCCTATTGATGATAGAAGTTATGATGGAAACGAAGTCAATGTTTTTTCGTTTGGAGTTGGAGCTTCTAATGTTTCGCAACGTTTTGATTATTCAAAAATTATTGCGGAAGATCCAAATGATCCTGCTTTACAAGAAGATAAATATTCTACTTATTTTGCGAATTTGGGATTGTCTTTCAAATATGCTGGTTTCTCTGCGGGAGTGTCGGTTTTGGATATTCCATTGAGCCAAAATGTGTATTATATTAACAATGTAGAACCTTTGCCAACGTGGTATTATTTCAATGTTGGATATAAATGGAACGTTTCCGAAGGAATTGCGTTAGAACCTTCTTTGGTGTATAATTTGAACTCAAATTCGGAGCGTCATTTGGATATCAATTTGATGTCGCATATTGGTTTTGGAGACAATAATCAAGGTGTAGACATTGGAGTAGGGTACAAGCAAGGAATGGATTCTAAAAATAGCAATCCGTTGTTTGTTTCTCCAATTCTAAAGTTTAAAGTTGGTTCTTTAAAAGCTGGAATTTCTTACGATATTGGCTTGTCAGATTATCAAGTTGATGGTCGCAAGAACGGAATGTTATTTAGTTTAGGGTTCGATTTACAAAATCCTTGGGGAGCAAGATTTGATTAA
- a CDS encoding PstS family phosphate ABC transporter substrate-binding protein gives MIKKISLLSLSAFFIFSTFSCKDKEKPTKAEQKTAVKRALHEYGDLAMTVDPSFKNLAQSLADMYMVDYPDVKITINEEIEEKAIKDFYEGKIPVLMVSKPLTKAQQQHLFDKTTTKYISSVIALDATVFITSIDNPINSITVNDIKDNLYKKDPKITFVYDHPNSANFNTINDKLKLSVENGAKVTAMGDAEKVIDFVQKDKTAIGIIGLNILSDKGNPKVEEYLKKVKVLSIADDKGNLVLPTIPNLKYGVYPFYRQIYILKNEVGFGIGAGFTRFAGSQRGQKIVTRESLQPYYIYKREVQINNLEQPLQ, from the coding sequence ATGATCAAGAAAATTAGTTTACTTTCACTTTCTGCCTTTTTTATTTTTTCTACTTTTAGTTGTAAAGACAAGGAAAAACCAACAAAAGCAGAACAAAAAACTGCTGTAAAGCGCGCTTTGCACGAATATGGAGATTTGGCAATGACGGTAGATCCAAGTTTTAAGAATTTGGCGCAATCGTTGGCAGATATGTACATGGTTGATTATCCGGATGTGAAAATTACGATTAACGAAGAGATTGAAGAAAAAGCAATCAAAGATTTTTACGAGGGTAAAATTCCTGTTTTGATGGTAAGTAAACCGCTTACAAAAGCACAACAACAACATTTATTCGACAAAACAACAACCAAATATATTTCGTCTGTAATTGCTTTGGATGCCACAGTTTTTATTACTTCTATTGATAATCCAATCAATTCTATTACGGTAAATGATATTAAGGATAATTTGTACAAAAAAGATCCGAAAATAACGTTTGTTTACGATCATCCAAACTCAGCGAATTTCAACACAATAAATGATAAACTAAAATTATCTGTAGAAAATGGCGCAAAAGTAACAGCGATGGGTGATGCTGAGAAAGTGATTGATTTTGTGCAAAAAGATAAAACTGCAATCGGAATTATTGGATTGAATATTTTGAGTGACAAAGGAAATCCAAAAGTTGAAGAATATCTTAAAAAGGTAAAAGTATTATCAATTGCTGATGATAAAGGAAATTTGGTGTTGCCAACTATCCCGAATTTGAAATATGGTGTTTATCCTTTTTATCGTCAAATTTATATTTTGAAAAATGAAGTTGGTTTCGGAATTGGAGCTGGTTTTACGAGGTTTGCAGGTTCGCAACGTGGTCAAAAAATTGTAACGCGCGAAAGTCTTCAACCTTATTATATTTATAAACGTGAAGTTCAGATTAACAATTTAGAACAACCTTTACAATAG
- a CDS encoding peptide chain release factor 3 has product MSLEQEINKRKTFGIIAHPDAGKTTLTEKLLLFGGAIQEAGAVKSNKIKKGATSDFMEIERQRGISVATSVLAFEYKGKKINILDTPGHKDFAEDTFRTLTAVDSAIVVIDVAKGVEEQTIKLVEVCRMRKIPMLVFINKMDREGKDAFDLMDEVEQKLGLQVTPLSWPIGIGATFKGIYNIWEKNINIFSGDNKQKISETTKVEDLSSPDLDTLIGTTYAENLRNEIDLIDGVYPEFDMQEYMDGNLQPVFFGSALNNFGVRELLDAFVDIAPTPQSKETDLRIVEPYENKFSGFVFKIHANMDPKHRDRLAFIKIVSGKFERNTNYFHVRQGKNMKFAAPNAFFADKKEVVDESFAGDIVGLHDTGNFRIGDTLTEGEKFSFKGIPAFSPEHFRYINNADPMKAKQLEKGIDQLMDEGVAQLFTLEMNNRKVIGTVGALQYEVIQYRLEHEYGAKATYEPFSVHKACWVEVEDEKSEEFLEFKRVKQRYLARDKFNQLVFLADSAFTIQMTQDKFPSVKLHFVSEF; this is encoded by the coding sequence ATGTCTTTAGAACAAGAAATAAATAAAAGAAAAACCTTTGGAATCATCGCCCATCCCGATGCTGGTAAAACAACTTTAACAGAGAAGTTATTACTTTTTGGAGGTGCAATTCAAGAAGCTGGAGCTGTAAAAAGTAACAAAATTAAAAAAGGTGCAACGTCCGATTTCATGGAAATTGAGCGTCAACGTGGGATTTCTGTTGCAACTTCTGTTTTGGCTTTCGAGTACAAAGGAAAAAAGATTAATATCTTAGATACGCCTGGTCACAAGGATTTCGCCGAAGACACTTTCCGTACTTTAACTGCTGTAGATTCTGCAATTGTGGTAATCGACGTTGCAAAAGGAGTTGAGGAACAAACAATCAAATTGGTAGAAGTTTGTCGTATGCGCAAAATTCCGATGTTAGTTTTCATTAACAAAATGGACCGCGAAGGAAAAGATGCGTTCGATTTGATGGACGAAGTTGAACAAAAATTAGGCTTACAGGTTACTCCTCTTTCTTGGCCAATTGGTATTGGAGCAACTTTCAAAGGAATTTATAATATTTGGGAGAAAAATATCAATATTTTTTCTGGAGATAATAAACAAAAAATTTCTGAAACAACGAAAGTTGAAGATTTATCAAGTCCAGATTTAGACACATTAATTGGAACAACTTACGCAGAAAATCTTCGTAATGAAATTGATTTGATTGATGGAGTTTATCCAGAATTTGATATGCAAGAATATATGGACGGAAATTTACAACCTGTATTTTTCGGTTCTGCTCTTAATAATTTTGGTGTTCGCGAATTGTTAGATGCATTCGTTGATATCGCTCCAACGCCTCAATCTAAAGAAACAGATTTGAGAATTGTTGAACCTTACGAAAATAAATTTTCTGGCTTCGTGTTCAAAATTCACGCAAATATGGATCCTAAGCACCGTGACCGTTTAGCATTTATCAAAATCGTTTCTGGAAAATTTGAACGTAATACCAACTATTTCCATGTTCGTCAAGGTAAAAACATGAAATTCGCTGCGCCAAATGCTTTCTTTGCTGATAAAAAAGAAGTGGTTGACGAATCGTTTGCGGGTGATATTGTAGGTTTACACGATACAGGAAACTTTAGAATTGGTGATACGTTAACAGAAGGTGAAAAATTCTCTTTCAAAGGAATTCCAGCTTTCTCGCCAGAACATTTCCGTTACATTAACAATGCTGATCCAATGAAAGCAAAACAATTAGAAAAAGGAATTGATCAATTAATGGACGAAGGTGTTGCGCAGTTATTTACATTAGAAATGAACAATCGTAAAGTTATCGGAACGGTTGGTGCACTGCAATACGAAGTAATTCAATATCGTTTGGAGCATGAATATGGTGCAAAAGCGACGTACGAACCTTTCTCTGTTCACAAAGCGTGTTGGGTAGAAGTTGAAGATGAAAAATCAGAAGAATTCTTAGAATTCAAACGTGTTAAACAACGTTATTTAGCAAGAGATAAATTCAATCAATTGGTATTTTTAGCGGATTCTGCTTTTACAATTCAAATGACGCAAGATAAATTTCCGTCAGTGAAATTGCATTTTGTAAGTGAGTTTTAA
- a CDS encoding peptidase associated/transthyretin-like domain-containing protein, with the protein MHLQIDKKCNQNWNEMKDADSQQKFCDVCSKCVHDLDHYSFKELKTFLNDNPTACVKIKTRNLEQFNSYEASKSISNQSKRWLQLSSLVGFLSFSTMTKAQTENDSIVVQGIINDGNGFPESDVPVNLKNSKNIVYTNENGEFKIKVPINQDSYTLEYDSYGIKEFTFTNPSICQNIKTETGDVLIGEVVYYKKSDFIKKIGRTISWPFRRIGKLF; encoded by the coding sequence ATGCACTTACAAATTGATAAAAAATGTAATCAGAATTGGAACGAAATGAAGGATGCAGATTCGCAACAAAAGTTTTGTGATGTTTGTTCTAAATGTGTTCACGATTTGGATCATTATTCATTCAAAGAATTAAAAACTTTTCTGAATGATAATCCTACTGCTTGTGTAAAAATTAAAACCAGAAATTTAGAACAGTTTAATTCATACGAAGCTTCAAAATCTATTTCTAATCAATCTAAAAGATGGTTACAACTTTCTTCTTTAGTTGGATTTTTAAGCTTTTCAACTATGACAAAAGCACAAACTGAGAATGATTCGATTGTTGTACAAGGGATTATTAATGATGGTAATGGTTTTCCAGAATCTGATGTTCCTGTGAATCTTAAAAATTCGAAAAATATTGTATATACAAATGAAAATGGTGAGTTTAAAATAAAAGTTCCGATTAATCAAGATTCTTATACTTTAGAATATGATAGTTATGGAATTAAAGAGTTTACTTTTACAAATCCTTCTATATGTCAGAATATAAAAACTGAAACTGGAGATGTTCTTATAGGCGAAGTTGTTTATTATAAAAAATCAGATTTCATCAAAAAAATAGGTCGCACAATCTCTTGGCCATTTCGACGAATTGGGAAGCTTTTTTAG